TGCTACAGGGCCAGGCCCGACTGGTGGAAGAGGTGAGGCCCCCACCTGCTGCTGGCCCCATCCTCTAAGGGATGTGGCCCCCCACCCCTCGTGACCAGGTCTTTGCATCTCTCTTGCTCTAGTGTAATGGGCGCCGTGCAAAACTGCTCGCCTGTGATGGTAATGAGATCGACACCATGTTTGTGGACCGGCGGGGGACAGCTGAGCCCCAGGGGCAGAAGCTGGTGAGAGGGGGCAGTAGAGACTCTGGGGCCGCAGCACTACAGAACCTTTCCTGTGGAGCCACAGTTAAAAATAATGCCATTGTCCAGCTCCACCCAAGGACCTGATGACGGAAAGCTCTGTGAGGGGAGTGGGTGGTGGGATGGAGGGCTTGTTTTCAGTGTGCGTAAAGCCCTGGGCTTCAGCCCCAGCCCCATAGACACTGAGAACTGGattgtgtaatcccagcacccaggagtggagagaagaggatcagaagttcaaggccagggccAGGTAGCTGGTTCAGCGGGTGCGTGCGGTATTGACCATGCAagtgagaggacctgagttctgatcttGAGAACCTGTGTAAAGCCTGGCTGGTGACCagctatagtcccagcactcctgtgggagggaggcaggggaaTCCTTGGGCACTGTCTGCCAGCCACACACCACAGAGATCCTTCCTCAAAGTCTGAGGCGATGGGTGACAGTGGAGGTTTTCTTCTCAACACCACACATGTGCTGTAGATCATGCatacatgcgtgtgcatgcacacacacacactgtagtgcgttcatacacatacacagagtttaAGCTCTTGGCTACATGATGAGTTTGCAGTCAGCCTGTGTCTCAAAAAAGTAGTAAAAGTTTAAAGATGAGAACATCATAGCAGATTGGGGATGTCACTGTAGCATATGCAGCCCAGCAGGAGTTTAGTCACCAGCACCAAAGTGGGGGACAGGATTGGTTACTTGAGTTGGGTGTAGAGAGCCTGCCTAGTTCTCAGGAAGTGCACATAAAGCCAGGCTTGGTGTGcactgtcatcccagcactgagcaggcagaggcagaaggctctGCTGTTTAAGGTGATCTGACACACAGTGAGACAGGGTACACAGGGCCCTGTCCTACAGCAGCAGACAGTAGGTGGGtgatgcaggaggcagaggtgagacTGAGTTCCAGCCCACCCTGAGCGGCCTGGTGAGACCCTGCCTCTTCTCGAGAACAGAGATAACATTGGCACGTGCAAGATCACGTGGGCCTGTTTTTGCTTCTACAGTTGGGGTTGTCTGCAGTCTGTACTCTCACAGCTAGTGAGCAGCAGCCCTGCAGCCTGAGCCGGGTAGCCCAGCTCTTAAGGTGGCCCTGGCCTGGGGAAGCACTGCACAGGCGGCCAGGGGGCTGGACTCTGCCACTGGCTCTGCCGTCTGCCACCGTCTCCGAGCTTTGGCTTGACCACCATAGAGGgcagtgaggagaaaagtgtctACACCACCTAAGAGAGTCACAGGCCAGTAAACGTGGCTCTGGGTTCCACCCCAGCTGTCCCCAAGCCCCCACATCCCATTCTGTTAGAGTCTCCTGGTGGCATCTCAGGGAAACTGGTCACTGTGCTGGTGGCTTGGACTCGGGCTCTGTGGTCTCCTGAGGCCCTGCCACAGCACTTGTGGTCCCTTTGCCCCTTGTTGTACAGACTGCCCCACCCCAGCACCCTCCCCGCTTCTGTTTGCTCCCAGGTGATCTGCTGTGAGGGGAATGCGGGATTCTATGAGGTGGGCTGTGTCTCCACGCCCCTAGAAGGTAAGCACATGGCTCACACCTCTTATCTCTGTCCTTTGGACTTAAATGTGTCTCCTCCCATGCTGACCTCCCCAGGCCTGACCTCCAGTGCATCAGGGTGAGGTCCAAGTCTCACTTCAGAGGGAATGTCCACTCCCGTCCTGTTAACCATGCATTCCTTGCCTGGGCTTAAGCAGATGTGTTCTCCTGCCCCACTACAGTCTCAtgacccctctctctcctccctgtgtcACAGCTGGATATTCTGTCCTGGGCTGGAATCATCCAGGCTTTGCTGGAAGCACGGTGAGACCCTCTCTGAAGACCTGTCCTTTTCCAGAAGCCTGTGCATCTTACTCTGCTCAGCCATGGGAAGAAGGAAATGGGTGCCCATGTCTGCAGGGCCTTTCACATGCCTgtgacctgggtgctggggagctGCAGCCCCTCCTCCCATGGCAGTCAGGGACACGATGGGTCACATGATCTCTGTGTTACAGGGTAGCTGCAAGAAGGGTCCACACTAGGTGAGCTGTCTCTGGCTGacccctcctgcttctgcccGTCTCCCTGCAGGGGGTACCATTCCCACAGAACGAGGCCAATGCCATGGATGTGGTGGTTCAGTTTGCCATCCACCGCCTGGGCTTCCAGCCCCAGGACATTGTCATCTACGCCTGGTCCATTGGAGGCTTCACTGGTACCTGCCTCCCCTGCTCGTCCCTGCCCAGTAGATAGGAGCACAGGCACGGGTGGCTCCCAAGGAGCGGGTGGGGGCTTTTAGAGAGAGAGGTTGGAAGTGGATACGTCTTACATGAAGGGACCTGATCCTATTTCTTGTTCTGCTACTAGCTACATGGGCAGCCATGTCCTACCCAGACATTAGTGCTGTTATCCTGGATGCCTCCTTCGATGACCTGGTGCCCTTGGCCTTGAAGGTCATGCCGGACAGCTGGCGTGAGTGCAGCTCCCCCAGGCCGGTCCTTCCCTGGGagggtggcagcacaggcctctGTGGGTGGAGGAGCGGGCTCCCTGCCCGGTGGGTGGCGGGGCCTTCACCTGTGCGCCCACTCTGGGTGGTGCCCACTCTAGGAGGCCTGGTCACCAGGACTGTGAGGCAGCATCTCAACCTCAACAACTCGGAGCAGCTGTGCAGGTGAGGTGGCCGCAGCCAGCGTCGGGGGGGCTCAGGTGTGCCTAAGGGAAGGGTCAGCAGGCGACCCTGCCACTACCCCAGCCGGTCCCACCCTTCCCTGGCCGATGAGACCCTGAATTTATTCACTGGTGATCTGTCAGTGAACGGTTAGGCCTGGCTACCAGGGCCGGACTGAGCCTGTGCCCTTCTTAAATCTGTTCGTCCTGCTCAGCTGTGGCCTGGCTCTCTGAGCTCTCCCTCCCTGCCGCTCTGTTCTGAAGGTTCCAGGGCCCTGTGCTGCTGGTCCGGAGAACCAAGGACGAGATCATCACCACCACGTGAGTGCCGGGCTCcgcctcctctcccacctttgtcCACCATGGACGGACCCAGCTTCCCCCAACCTAGGTCACCTCTTGTCGCCCAGGGCTCCTGAGGACATCATGTCCAACAGAGGCAACGAGCTCCTGCTGAAGCTCCTGCAGTTCCGGTGAGCCTGGGAGCACACCTCAGTGCtcacaccagcctgggaacacacctCAGTGCTCACACCAGCCTGGGGACGCGCCTCAGTGCTCACACCAGCCTGGGGACGCGCCTCAGTGCTCACACCAGCCTGGGGACGCGCCTCAGTGCTCACACCAGCCTGGGGACGCGCCTCAGTGCTCACACCAGCCTGGGGGCGCGCCTCAGTGCTCACACCAGCCTGGGGGCGCGCCTCAGTGCTCACACCAGCCTGGGGGCGCGCCTCAGTGCTCACACCAGCCTGGGGGCGCGCCTCAGTGCTCACACCAGCCTGGGGGCGCGCCTCAGTGCTCACACCAGCCTGGGGGCGCGCCTCAGTGCTCACACCAGCCTGGGGGCGCGCCTCAGTGCTCACACCAGCCTGGGGGCGCGCCTCAGTGCTCACACCAGCCTGGGAACGCGCCTCAGTGCTCACACCAGCCTGGGGACGCGCCTCAGTGCTCACACCAGCCTGGGGACGCGCCTCAGTGCTCACACCAGCCTGGGGACGCGCCTCAGTGCTCACACCAGCAGGCACGGACGCGGTGGGGCTGAGGCGGGAACTGGGTCCACTCTCCTGCCCTGTGCTCCTCCCAAGGTACCCAAGAGTGATGGTGGAGGAGGGGCTCAGAGCTGTGAGGCAGTGGCTGGAGGCGTCCACCCAGCTAGAGGAAGGTGAGGTGTCCAGAGGCTGGTGGGCAGGGCCTGGCAAGGAGAGCGTGCTGATGGACTCCTCTTTGTCTCCCAGCCTCCGTTTACAGTCgctgggaggtggaggaggactGGTGCGTGTCTGTGCTTCGCTCCTACCAGGCAGAGCATGGGCCTGACTTCCCCTGGAGTGTGGGTAAGGATGGGCCgggtgtggagggcagaggagggaaggACGACCCAGACGGGGAGCTGAGGGCCTTTTCTCCATCTGCAGGGGAAGACATGAGTGCAGAGGGACGGAGGCAGCTGGCGCTGTTCCTGGTGAGCTCCGGAGGGAGTCAGGGAGGGGAAGGCCTGCAGGGAGAGGCTTACTAGAGCTGGTGCAGGATCCTAGagcgggtgggtgggtggttccAAGGGGAAGCCGCCCTGCACTTACCTGCCCTGCCTTTCTCCTCAGGCCCGGAAGCATCTACACAACTTTGAGGCCACACACTGCACCCCACTCCCAGCCCAGCACTTCCAGATGCCCTGGCACCTCTAGGGAGACACGAGGGTACTTTTGTGACTCTCCTGATGTTGGTGTTTATCGTCTGGGCAGTGGGACATCCCCTCTGCCACTGACCTCCTGCACGGCCCCGTCATCTACATGGACGCACTGAGCTCTCCCCGTACACGCCTGCATTAAATGAATGATTTATtcctaataattaataaaaggtaTTTTTTCTACAATCTGGCTGATGGTGAGATTTTCCAGATGTCCCAACATCAAGTGGCTCGGGCAGGGAGAGCACTGGAGAGTGAGGCTTGGGAAATGCCTCTCAGAACAGCTTTATTTCTCTGCCTCAGCCATCGTGCACAGACCCTTGCTGTGCTGCGCCCACTGTTCACACAGAGCTCCCGTGACTGCCGGCGGCTGCCCGGGGGATGGGTCGGAACGCCCCTCCTTTATAACTGTGCTTTGTGATGTACAGTTTTGCCTCCTCAGCTTCTCTCCTGAAGGtactttctccccacccccatttcccttGCTCAGCTCTCCTTATCTCCACTGGGAACAGGGAGTGACTCCTGCAGCAAACCAACCCCATGCCTGTCCTTGCCCTGACACTAAGTCTGTCCATATACCCTGTTTGCAAGTCAGCAAGCAGGGCCAGTGGGGACTGAGGGCTAGACACCAAGCACTCCTGTCCTCCCTGCACCGAGCCTGAAGAAATCGGATCCTCACAACACGTACTCTGATCTTTGGACCTGTGGGATGGAATGACAGGCTGGCCTCCTTCCCTTGAAAGTTCTGGTCAGGTGATTACTCCGGCTCTGCTTGGGCCACTGTTCTTAACAAGCTGCTGAACAAAGACATCAGTGCTTTGTGCAGGCCACAGCCTCTGGTTTCTGTGTGGCCTCTGACCCCACGTGTGACCctgtaactgtggggcagaggctGTGTGTCCATCAGCTCGGCAGCTCAGTGACCGTGTGCTGAATCTTACAGGAGGCAGGCTGAGATTGACAGGTGATATGACTAAGGTTTGGGGTTAGAAGAGGGGAGACTGCCATAGTTTCTGAGTGTTCTGCCTATGGCAAACAGCTGATATTGGTGCCCTTTCTGCTCCACCCAGGAGGCAGTCGTGTGTGTAGCAAGAACCTACTCTGGGCAGAGCATGGTGGCATCCACTGAGGCAGAGGCGAGTCTGACTGCGAAGCCTGTCTGTTCTACATAGCAGGTTCCTGGTCGGACAGGGCTGAAAAGCCAAAGTGAATTTGCTCATGAACCATCCTGCCGTCCCACGCTAAGTTCCTGAGACTAAGTCTGCTCGGTCAAGGGACCCGAGTCTTAGCTCCCCTTCCTGGACAGCCATCAGGGAAGGTCACCCTGCCACCTTCTAGGACACATGGTACAGATAAGGAGTAGCCCTTGGGTATCGTAAGTGGATGTGGGAAGTAGTTGCTCACCGCATGGCTTGTGGACTCCCCATGGGGCTGTAGTCTGCTGCAGACCACTTTCCTGTGTGTGACCTCAGGGTGGGGACTGGTTGCCGTTTCTCGCCCTGTATCCTGAGGCTCAGTAAGCTGAGGCACAGTCAGCTGACACCCCTACCCCAGCTACTAGACACAAAGTGGGGCCTCCCTGATACCCAGGCACCTGGGAAGCTTGGCCAATGGAGGGGAGGTCGTCTCTGGAAGGagattacatacatacatacatacatacatacacacacacacacacacacacacacacacacacacacacacacacacatatatatatatgggtggtCCCTAACCCTGGACAAGAATACATCTTACCTTACTGTCACTGACCAGGGTCTAGGCCTGCGCTGTTCTCAGGGTAGGTTGAAGATTTACTCCAACCCCACAAAGAGAAAATGTTTCCTCCAAAGCTGTCAAAACAAAGCAAGGGGCCTGCAATGAAACGCCCTTGAGGTGGAGGCCCAGCTATTTCAGAAAGCTGAGTCTCCACTCGTCCtactgtccatctgtccatccctaCTCCTTATGAACTTAATAACATTCAGCTAAAGGCTCTGTTTCTCTGAGTGACTTTCCTCGCAGAAGCTGCCTCTCCAAAGCTGTCACCAAGGTCTGCCCCTTGTGTATGTACCCCTCCTTATCTGTAATGTTGCACATTCTGCCCTCAGACCCTGCCTATTTCATCCCCTGCCTGTTCACCTTCTGATATCCCTTGTCACAGGCCAGGCACTCAGCATGGATGTGGTCATCTGCTACTGTTACCGTGATGACCATTTCGAAGCCCTCTTTACCTTAGGAAAATCTGCAGGGAAGCTGTTGTCATAGAAACGATCGGTCTAGGCCCTGGGTCCCTGCCAGCCATCTCCAACAGctgacagaaaagaaacaaggggGTGGAGTGGCCAGGAGATGACGTGGTGCCTCCAGACCACCCAGAGTTGGATTctcggcacccacatggtgattcataACTCCACACcaccttctggcttctacaggctcTGTGCACATTGTGTACAGACATATCCATGTGTGTAaacttttttaaattactgtaaaagaaacaaggactctggccgggcggtggtggcgcacacctttaatccc
The sequence above is drawn from the Arvicanthis niloticus isolate mArvNil1 chromosome 20, mArvNil1.pat.X, whole genome shotgun sequence genome and encodes:
- the Abhd16a gene encoding phosphatidylserine lipase ABHD16A isoform X2, with product MAKLLSCVLGPRLYKIYRERDTDRAASSVPETPTAVPAASSSSWDTYYQPRALEKHADSILALASVFWSVSYYSSPFAFFYLYRKGYLSLSKVVPFSHYAGTLLLLLAGVACLRGIGRWTNPQYRQFITILEATHRNQSAENKRQLANYNFDFRSWPVDFHWEEPSSRKGSRGGPSRRGVALLRPEPLHRGTADTFLNRVKKLPCQITSYLVAHTLGRRMLYPGSVYLLQKALMPVLLQGQARLVEECNGRRAKLLACDGNEIDTMFVDRRGTAEPQGQKLVICCEGNAGFYEVGCVSTPLEAGYSVLGWNHPGFAGSTGVPFPQNEANAMDVVVQFAIHRLGFQPQDIVIYAWSIGGFTATWAAMSYPDISAVILDASFDDLVPLALKVMPDSWRGLVTRTVRQHLNLNNSEQLCRFQGPVLLVRRTKDEIITTTAPEDIMSNRGNELLLKLLQFRYPRVMVEEGLRAVRQWLEASTQLEEASVYSRWEVEEDWCVSVLRSYQAEHGPDFPWSVGEDMSAEGRRQLALFLVSSGGSPGSIYTTLRPHTAPHSQPSTSRCPGTSRETRGYFCDSPDVGVYRLGSGTSPLPLTSCTAPSSTWTH
- the Abhd16a gene encoding phosphatidylserine lipase ABHD16A isoform X1, which translates into the protein MAKLLSCVLGPRLYKIYRERDTDRAASSVPETPTAVPAASSSSWDTYYQPRALEKHADSILALASVFWSVSYYSSPFAFFYLYRKGYLSLSKVVPFSHYAGTLLLLLAGVACLRGIGRWTNPQYRQFITILEATHRNQSAENKRQLANYNFDFRSWPVDFHWEEPSSRKGSRGGPSRRGVALLRPEPLHRGTADTFLNRVKKLPCQITSYLVAHTLGRRMLYPGSVYLLQKALMPVLLQGQARLVEECNGRRAKLLACDGNEIDTMFVDRRGTAEPQGQKLVICCEGNAGFYEVGCVSTPLEAGYSVLGWNHPGFAGSTGVPFPQNEANAMDVVVQFAIHRLGFQPQDIVIYAWSIGGFTATWAAMSYPDISAVILDASFDDLVPLALKVMPDSWRGLVTRTVRQHLNLNNSEQLCRFQGPVLLVRRTKDEIITTTAPEDIMSNRGNELLLKLLQFRYPRVMVEEGLRAVRQWLEASTQLEEASVYSRWEVEEDWCVSVLRSYQAEHGPDFPWSVGEDMSAEGRRQLALFLARKHLHNFEATHCTPLPAQHFQMPWHL